CGGCCGTATCCGTGTTTGCCCGCAGGGACGGCAAACCTTTGTACAAAGCCACGCGCATGCAGTATGACCAGCATACAGGCACCCTGCTCGCCAGCCGCACCTTTGCGGACATGGGTAACGGTGAGCGGATCAATGCCATGAATTATGACATACATGTAGGCGCCGCGCTGGGCATACCAGGAAAGATATTGGCATTCCTGGCCTCTCTCATCGCTGCTTCCCTGCCGGTCACCGGATTTTATATCTGGTGGGGAAGACGGAACAAAAAACAAGCGGCGCCGCAGCTGAACAAAAACAGTCATCCTAAAAAAGCCCGGCAGCCCAAACCGGTAACCCTGAAGTAACATTAACCATATATCTTCTGCGTCCAAACAGGTCATTGTAAAGTGTTATCAGCATAATGAACAGTACAGTAAAGACCCGTATTATACTGGCGGATGCGCAACCTGTTTACAGAGAAGGGATCAAAAGTTTGTTGGCGGACCATCAAAATAACTACCAGATTGAAGAAGCGGGCAACAGCGAAGAGCTGCGGCCTGCTTTGCTCACCTTTCAGCCGGAGATCCTGATACTGGACTATGACCCGGCTTATTTTGATGCCGATGAACTGCTACATACCCTGTCTGTTATTCCGGAGTGTAAGGTGATACTCATTTCCAGCCAGAAAAAGAAAGTGGATATCTTCCGGCTGCTGGACAGTAACATATACTGTGTGCTCACCAAGGACTGCAAAAAGAAAGATATCCATCAGGCTGTCTGTTGCGCCCTGCGGGGGGAAAAGTTTTTCTGCACTTTTGCCCTTGATTTATTACTGGCCGACAGAAAGAAATCGCCTTCCGTTGCCTGTTGCCCACCGGAAGGCTTGTCCGCCAGGGAAACAGAAGTCATCCGTCAGATAGTGACCGGGAAGTCCAACAAGGAAATCGCCGGGGCCATGCACCTGAGCCAGCACACCATCCATTCGCACCGCAGGAATATCATGCGGAAGCTGCAGCTGCACTCTGCCGTGGAGCTGTGTAACTATGCCCTCGAAACCGGCATCGTTAAACCTGAAACCTGATGAGGCTATTGGCCTGTAAACCCCGGGGCAGCCGTATCATACGGCTGCCCCGTTTTTTTGTCCTAATGCAATACTGCCGCGCTGTATACCACGATCAGGGTAAAGGCCTACCATCCGGCTACCATCTTTTTACCATCCCCGGGCGATTGTTGCCGGAAGGCAACACTTGTACTTTTAACCCTCTGCTATCAATTAAATGAAAATTTCTATGGACAAAAAGATCTATGACTTTGCGGCTGTTGGCGTTGGCCCTTTTAACCTCGGACTGGCTTGCCTCACCCATTCCATTCCGGACCTGGATGGCATTTTCCTCGACAAAAGACCTGAGTTCAACTGGCATCCCGGGATGCTGATGCAGGACACCACCTTACAGGTGCCTTTCCTGGCAGATCATGTTACCCTGGCCGATCCTACCAATCCCTTCAGTTTTCTGAATTACCTCAAAGAACGGGGACGCATATACGCTTTTTATATCCGGGAACAGTTTAAAATGCTCCGCAATGAATACAACCAGTATTGCCAGTGGGCTATCCGTCAACTGCCGGAGGTACACTTTAATACAGCGGTGAAAAACATCGAATACGATGAAGCGGCGCAGCTCTATCTGCTGCACGCCGTTACGCCTGCCAATGACAGGCTGCTGGTGCGCGCACGTAAACTGGTATTGGGCACCGGTACGGTGCCTTATGTTCCCGCCAGCTGCCGGGAGCTGATGAACAAAGCGGTACATTCCGCCCATTACCTGCAACACAAACACGTGCTGCAATCAAAGCGCTCCATTACCATCGTGGGCAGCGGACAGAGCGCCGCAGAGATTTATTACGATCTGTTACAGGACATCGACACTTATGGTTACTCCCTGCACTGGATCACCCGTTCTCCCAGGTTTTACCCGCTCGAGTACAGCAAGCTTACCCTGGAGATGACCTCCCCGGAGTATGTCGATTATTTCTACAACCTGCCGCAGGCCAAAAGGGATGAGCTGCTTCACCGCCAGAAGCATCTGTACAAAGGCATCAACAACGACCTGATTGCTTCCATCTTTGATACCATCTACGCCAAAAAGCTGATTGCTGATATTGATATCTCCCTGCGCACGAACGCCGACCTGCGGAACATCACCCATGACGATACCGACGGGTTCAGGCTCACGTTTTTCCAGGAAGAACAGGAAAAATACTATGTCCATCAGACTTCCGGGCTGGTACTGGCCACAGGCTACACGCACCGCATCCCTGATTTTATGGGACCAATCCTGCACAAGGTACAGCTGGACGAAAAAGGCCGTTTTGCGGTGAACCGCAACTACACCGTTGATGCGGCCGGCACCATATTCGTGCAGAATGCGGAGCTGCACACTCACGGTTTCGTGACACCCGACCTGGGCATGGGCTGCTACCGCAATGCCTGGATCATCCGGGAGATGCTGGGGCGTGAAGTGTATCCGATAGAACAGCGGATAGCCTTCCAGCAGTTTGCCGTGGATGCCGGTGAGGAAACCGTTCCTGTACACCCTCACCTGATATAACATGCCATTGCGATTTTATCTGATACTGATGACGCTGGTGGCTGTGGTCAGCGATTATATGATGCACCCGTTTTACCCGTTGTTCTTTGCTGCCAGGTTTGGCATGGAAGACCCACGGACCACCGGCACGTATTTCAGCGCCGTGTGTGCTACCGTGATGGTGGCGTTTCCCATATGGGCCATGGTGTCCCGGTGTATACCTGAGCTGCGCATACTGGTGTACACGCAGGCAGTGGCCGGCATACTGGCGGCTTCCTGCGCTTTTATTACCCATTATGGTCTGTTCTGGGTAGTATCCCTGGCCATCATCATTTTTAAGGGCAGCTACCTGCTGGTATATCCGTTCATTCTCCGTATAACGGCCACGGATAAACACGTAGGCGTTATCAGCATCCTGTCGGTGATCATTCACCTGGGCAGCGTGCTGGGGGCGGTGTTTGGCGGCATGGTCATCGACTGGATGCAGCCGCAGTACATCTATCTGGGCATGGCTGCCGGCGACTTTTTCCAGGCGGGGCTGAGTGGCTGGCTGTTACATACCCGGAAAGACATTCCCGGTCCGGCGGTAACGGAGCGGCCTACACGCAGCTGGTCGGAGCTGTTGCCTTCCGGTACTGTGTTGCGGCTGAGCGTGATCACACTGTTTTTTTACTATGGCGATTTTATCATCCGGCCGTTTTTTGTCCGGTATTGGGAAACCGTATCGGGCATACAGTTGCGGCTCATCTCCGGGGCGGTGTACGCCATTCCTGCGGCAGTAGCGGTTTTTGCGCTGTGGATGAACCGGCGGCGCAAAGTGCCGGACTCGCCCTGGCATGCCATATTGCCGGCTTTAATGCTGGCGCTGGCCGGACTGCTGCTACAGTCGTGGCCATCAACAGGCGCTGTCATCGCCGGGCGCTGCCTCTATGGATGGGCATTTTTCCAGTCGGCCGTACGGTTTGATGCGTTGTTGTTCCATGTCAGCGACCCTGCGTCCTATGCGGTGGAATACAGCAAGATCCACTTCTTTCAAAACCTGGGCGTGCTGACGGCATCATTTTCCGCCGGCATACTGGTGGAGCACTATCCGCTGAATGTACCGTTTATAGTGGCTTTCGCCGGATATCTGCTGGTGGCCGCCCTTTACTACCAGTTGGCGCGTCCGCATGTTCATCCCGTTAATCAGTCATGATCATGAAAACAATCAACATCATACCAACTTATAGCAGCGCCGGCCACCCGCTGGGAATCGTGGAACTGTGGCCAATGGACCTGAAGCAGGACACGCCGGAGATCTATCGCTGGGTGACACAACCCTACGCCCACTACTGGGGCATGACATACAAAACATACGAAGAGGTGCTGGCGGAATATACCGCTATTCATCACAACCCGCACGCGGAGGCGCTGATCGGCAAGATAAACGGCCGCACTGCCTTCCTCTGCGAATGTTATGACCCGGCACATGACCTTATTGGCAGCTTCTATACGCCTGAACCAGGGGACGTAGGGATGCATATACTGATCGGTCCTCCGGAAGAACCCGTCCACGGCTTCACCTGGCAGGTATTCTCCATCGTGATGGACTACCTGTTTGAAAACCCATCGCACCATCGGGTAGTGGTGGAACCGGATGCCCGCAATGAAAAAATCCATCGCCTCAACAAAAAGGCCGGCTTCACCTATGCAAAGGAGGTGCAACTACCCCATAAAACCGCTGCCCTGGCCTTTTGTACCAGGCAGCAATATTTTCAGACAAAAGAAAAGTAACAACATATGTATACAAACAACGCTATCATGAATTCCCCTGAATCAGTCGTTAACCATCTTCAGCCTGCGCTCT
This sequence is a window from Chitinophaga varians. Protein-coding genes within it:
- a CDS encoding response regulator transcription factor; the encoded protein is MNSTVKTRIILADAQPVYREGIKSLLADHQNNYQIEEAGNSEELRPALLTFQPEILILDYDPAYFDADELLHTLSVIPECKVILISSQKKKVDIFRLLDSNIYCVLTKDCKKKDIHQAVCCALRGEKFFCTFALDLLLADRKKSPSVACCPPEGLSARETEVIRQIVTGKSNKEIAGAMHLSQHTIHSHRRNIMRKLQLHSAVELCNYALETGIVKPET
- a CDS encoding lysine N(6)-hydroxylase/L-ornithine N(5)-oxygenase family protein, translating into MDKKIYDFAAVGVGPFNLGLACLTHSIPDLDGIFLDKRPEFNWHPGMLMQDTTLQVPFLADHVTLADPTNPFSFLNYLKERGRIYAFYIREQFKMLRNEYNQYCQWAIRQLPEVHFNTAVKNIEYDEAAQLYLLHAVTPANDRLLVRARKLVLGTGTVPYVPASCRELMNKAVHSAHYLQHKHVLQSKRSITIVGSGQSAAEIYYDLLQDIDTYGYSLHWITRSPRFYPLEYSKLTLEMTSPEYVDYFYNLPQAKRDELLHRQKHLYKGINNDLIASIFDTIYAKKLIADIDISLRTNADLRNITHDDTDGFRLTFFQEEQEKYYVHQTSGLVLATGYTHRIPDFMGPILHKVQLDEKGRFAVNRNYTVDAAGTIFVQNAELHTHGFVTPDLGMGCYRNAWIIREMLGREVYPIEQRIAFQQFAVDAGEETVPVHPHLI
- a CDS encoding MFS transporter — encoded protein: MPLRFYLILMTLVAVVSDYMMHPFYPLFFAARFGMEDPRTTGTYFSAVCATVMVAFPIWAMVSRCIPELRILVYTQAVAGILAASCAFITHYGLFWVVSLAIIIFKGSYLLVYPFILRITATDKHVGVISILSVIIHLGSVLGAVFGGMVIDWMQPQYIYLGMAAGDFFQAGLSGWLLHTRKDIPGPAVTERPTRSWSELLPSGTVLRLSVITLFFYYGDFIIRPFFVRYWETVSGIQLRLISGAVYAIPAAVAVFALWMNRRRKVPDSPWHAILPALMLALAGLLLQSWPSTGAVIAGRCLYGWAFFQSAVRFDALLFHVSDPASYAVEYSKIHFFQNLGVLTASFSAGILVEHYPLNVPFIVAFAGYLLVAALYYQLARPHVHPVNQS
- a CDS encoding GNAT family N-acetyltransferase, which codes for MKTINIIPTYSSAGHPLGIVELWPMDLKQDTPEIYRWVTQPYAHYWGMTYKTYEEVLAEYTAIHHNPHAEALIGKINGRTAFLCECYDPAHDLIGSFYTPEPGDVGMHILIGPPEEPVHGFTWQVFSIVMDYLFENPSHHRVVVEPDARNEKIHRLNKKAGFTYAKEVQLPHKTAALAFCTRQQYFQTKEK